The genomic window ATAGGAAAAGCTGGTGGTGAAGATGAGGCGCGAGCCCGTGCGGACCAGCTGCGTCGCCACGCGGTCGAAATCGGGCGGGGCCACGGCCTCGACCTGGGTGGCGCGCACCCGGTCGCCCAGCACCTCCAGCATGCGGCGGCGGCCCTGGTCGTGCATGGTGGACCAGCCGAAATCGCCCACGGGGCCGATCAGGATGAAGCCGACGTTCAGCGGCGCCTGGGCGGCGGCCGGGGAGGTGGCGGCGGCAAGCGCGCCACCGCCGAGCAGGATGTTGCGGCGGGACAGGGTCATGGGGCGGGGGTCTCCTTCGCGGGCGCCACTACACATTCGTGACGCCCCTGTCATCCATGATCAGCGGTCCGGCACGAAGGGCTGGCCCAGGGATTGCGGCCCGGCCGCCCCCCCGCGCCGCAGCCGCATGATCAGCACCAGCACGAGGATGGTGATGAGGTAGGGCATGGCCGCCAGAAGCTGCGTCGGCAGCGGCACCCCGGCCGATTGCGCGTGCAGCTGCAGGATGGTGACGCCGCCGAAGAGATAGGCCCCCACCGCCGCCCGCCAGGGCAGCCAGGAGGCGAAGACCACGATGGCCAGCGCGATCCAGCCGCGGCCGGCCGTCATGCCCGAGGTCCAGAAGGGCGTGTAGACCAGCGAGAGATAGGCCCCCGCCAGCCCCGCGCAGGCGCCGCCGAACAGCACCGCCAGGAAGCGCACCCGCAGCACATGGTGGCCCAGCGCATGGGCCGAGGCGTGGTTCTCGCCGCAGGCGCGCAGCACCAGCCCCGCCCGCGTGCGGAACAGGAACCAGGAGACGCCGGCCACCAGCGCGAAGGCGGCATAGACGAAGGGGTCCTGCGCGAAGAGCACGGGGCCGAGGAAGGGAATGTCCGACAGATAGGGGATCGCGACCTGCCCGATCCCCTCCCGCTGCACCCCCACGAAGGGCGCCCCCACCACGCCCGAAAGCCCCAGCCCGAAGATGGCGAGCGCCAGCCCCGCCGCCACCTGGTTGGTGGCGAGCCCCAGCGTCAGCAGTGCGAACAGCGCCGCCATGGCCATGCCCGCCAGCACCGCCGCCAGCACGCCGAAGGCGCTGGACCCCGTGGTGATGGCGGCCGCGATGCCCACCGCGGCGCCCATGATCATCATGCCCTCGACGCCCAGGTTCAGCACGCCCGAGCGTTCCACGACCAGTTCGCCGATGGCGGCGATCAGCAGCGGCGTGGAGGCGGTGATGACCGTCAGGAGGATGGCTTCGAAAAGGGTCATTCTTGCGCCCTCAAACGCCGGGCGCTTTGCGGCCGGATACTCGTGGCGCGATTCCGCTCCTGCCCGGTCATGCCTCCGCCCTTCGCACCCAGCGCACGCGATACAGAAGCAGCGTGTCGCAGCCCAGCACATAGAACAGCAGCAGCCCCTGGAAGACGCGCGTCACGTCCAGCGGCATCTGCATCATGATCTGCGCGTTCTCGCCGCCGATGAAGGTGATGGCCAGGAACACGCCCGCGACAAGGCACCCCACGGGATTCAGCCGGCCGAGGAAGGCCACGATGATGGCCGTGAAGCCATAGCCGGGCGAAAGCCCAGGCTGCAGCATCCGCACCGTCCCCGCGGCCTCCAGCACGCCGGCCAGCCCGGCCAAGCCCCCCGCGATGGCAAAGACCGTCCAGGTGAGGCGCTTCGCGTCGAAGCCCGCGAAGCGCGCGGCGCGCGGCGCCTCGCCCACCAGCGTGATCTCGAACCCCTTCAGCGTGCGCGCCACCAGCACCGCCGCCAGCACCACCACCAGCAACATGATGGGCGTGCCGAGGTTCAGCCTTCCGCCCTCCATCAGCAGCGGGATGGTGGCCTCGGGCGCGAAGACGACAGTCTGGGGCATGTTGAAGCCCTGCGGGTCGCGCCAGGGGCCGCGCACCAGCCAGTCGAGCAACAGTTCGGCCACATAGACCAGCATCAGGCTGGTCAGGATTTCATTGGCGCCGAAGCGCGTCTTGAGCAGCGCCGGGATCAGGGCGAAGAGCGCGCCGCCCAGCGCGCCCATCACCAGCATGGCGGGCAGCACCCAGGCGCCGGCGCCCGCGCCATGCGTGGCCACGGCCAGCCAGCCGCCCGCCATGGCGCCCATGAGGAACTGCCCCTCGGCGCCGATGTTCCAGTTGTTCGAGCGGTAGCAGAGCGCCAGCCCGACCGCGATCAGCACCAGGGGCGTGGCCTTCACCGCCACCTCCTGCAACCCCCAGAGGTCGGAGACGGGCATCACGAAATAGACGAACAACGCCTCCAGCGGGTCGCGCCCCATGGCGAGGAAGACCAGCACGGCCGAAACCAGCGTCAGCCCCACCGCCAGCACAGGCGAGGCCAGGGTCAGCGCCCATGGCGTCTCGGCCCGGCGTTCCAGGACGAGGCGCCTCATGCGGCACCCCCCATCCGCAGGCCTATGGCCTCGCGCGTCAGGCCGCCCACGGGTTCGGCCGGCGAGAGCCGGCCGTGGAACAGCACCGCGATGCGGTCGGCCATCTCCAGCAGTTCATCGAGATCCTGGCTGATGACCAGCACAGCCGAACCCTCCCGCGCCAGGTCCAGCAGCGCCTGGCGGATCAGCCCCGCCGCCCCCGCATCCACCCCCCAGGTGGGCTGCGACACCACCAGCAGGCCAGGCTTGCGCAGCACCTCCCGCCCCACCACGAATTTTTGCAAGTTGCCGCCGGAAAGCGCCCGCGCCTCCGGGTCGCGCGGGCCTTTCCGCACGTCGAAGGCGCGCGTCACCGCATCCACCCAGCCCAGCATCCGCCCGCGATCCAGCATTCCGTGGCGCACCATGCCGCTGGCCGCATGGCCGGAGACGAGGGCGTTGTCGGACAGTGTCAGGCGCGGTGCCGCGGCATGGCCCAGCCGTTCCTCCGGCACGAAGGCCGCGCCTCGGCGGCGGCGGGCGTTGATGTCGGCGCGGCCCACCGCCGCGCCATCCAGCACCACCTGCTCCGCGCGCGGCGCCAGCACCTCGCCGGACAGGGCAGCGAACAGCGCCTCCTGCCCATTGCCGGCCACGCCCGCGATGCCCAGCACCTCGCCGCGACGCAGATCGAGCGAGACCTCCTTCAGCCCTACCCCATGCGGGTCATCGGCTGGTGCGGACAGCCCGCGCACGGAAAGCCGCACCGGCCCCCCGGGCGGTGCGGCGGCATGGCGCAGCGCGGCCACCTCGCTGCCCACCATCATGCGCGCGAGGCTCGCGGCCGTTTCCGCGCGCGGGTCGGTGCGCGCCACCACCCGGCCATGGCGCAGGATGGTGGCGGTCTCGCAGAGGCGCCGCACCTCCTCCAGCTTGTGCGAGATGTAGAGCACGGCCCGCCCCTCCGCGCGGATGCGGTCCAGCGTGGCGAAGAGGCCCTCGCTCTCCTGCGGCGTCAGCACCGAGGTGGGTTCGTCCAGGATCAGCAGACGCGGGTCCTGCATGAGGCAGCGCACGATCTCGATGCGCTGCCGCTCCCCCACCGAAAGCCGCCACACCTCGCGCGCGGGTTCGAGCGGCAGGCCATAGGCGCGCGAAACTTCCGCCAGGCGGGCGGCGATGCGCGGCACGGGCTCGGCGGCGTCCAGCGCCAGCGCCACGTTCTCCGCCACGGTCAGATTGTCGAACAGCGAGAAGTGCTGGAACACCATGCCGATGCCCAGGGCCCGCGCCGCGCGCGGCTCGGGCAGGTGGACCGGGCGGCCTTCCCAGGCAATGTGCCCGGCTTCCGGCTGCAACAGCCCATAGAGCATCTTCACAAGCGTGGACTTGCCCGCGCCATTCTCGCCCAGCAGCGCATGGGCCTCGCCGGGCATGACGCGCAAATCCACATGGTCATTGGCGATGAGCGCGCCGAAGCGCTTCACCAAACCGGTGGCGTCGAGCAGCGGCGTGCTCATCGCCCGTGCAGCGCGGCCCAGAGCTTTTCCGGCGTGGCCGGCATGGTGATTTCCGCACCCACGGCGTCACGGATGGCGGCCATCACGGCCTGGGGGGCCGCGATGCAGCCCGCCTGGCCCGTGCCCTTCACGCCCAGCCCGTTCGCCTCGGTCGGCGCATCCTCGCGCAAGCTGATGTCCAGCGCCGGCAGATCGGAGGCGCGGGGCAGGCAGTAATCCATCAGCCCCGCCGTCAGAAGCTGGCCGCTCTCCGCGTCATAGCGGATGGCCTCCAGCAGCGCCTGGCCGATGCCCTGCACCACGCCGCCCTGCACCTGGCCCAGCGCCAGCATGGGGTTCAGCAGGCGGCCATAATCATCCACGGCGGTGTAGGCGCAGAGGGTGCATTCGCCCGTCTCCGGGTCCACCTCCACCTCGGCGGCATGGGCGCCATTGGGGAAGGTGCAGAGGTCGAGCGCGTGGCGCGCCTCGCCCTCCAGCGGCGGTTCCTCGGCGGCGAGTTCGGCCAGTGTCACACTCGCGCCATCGGCCAGGGCGAAGCGGCCGCCGGCATAGTGCAGGGATTCGGGCGCGGTCTGCAGCAGACGCGCGGCGCGGCCGCGCGCCTCGGCCAGCAGGTTGTGCGCGGCCTGGCGCATGGCCTCGCCGCCCATGTGCAGGCTGCGCGCGCCGCCATGGCCATTGCCGAAGGCCACCAGGTCCGTGTCGGCCTGGATGTAGCCAATGCGCTCCATGGGCAGGTCGAGCTGGTGGGCCACATATTGCGGGAAGCTCGTCTCGTGCCCCTGCCCGTTGGACTGGGTGCCGATGGCGAGCGTCACACCCCCCTCCGCGTCCACGCTCAGCTTCGCCCATTCGCCGAAGGCGCCGCGCGCGGTTTCCAGGAAGGCCGTGAGCCCGAAGCCGCGCCGCTTGCCCTGCGCTTCGCTGGCCGCGCGGCGGGCGGGGAAGCCCGCGCGGTCTGCCAGCGCCGCGCATTCCGTGAGCCTTGCGGCGAAGTTGCCATCCCGCAGCTCCATGCCCAGCGCGGAGCGATAGGGGAACTCACCGATCATGTTGCGCGCCCGCAGCGCGGCCGCATCCTGCCCCATGGCGCGGGCGGCGTGCTCGATCAGCGTCTCGATGATGTAGTTCGCCTCAGGCTTGCCCGCGCCGCGATAGGCCTCCATGGGTGCCGTGTTGGTGAAGGCGCCGCGCACCGTCATGTGGATGGCGGGGATGGCATAGACGCCACCCATGGCGGTGGCCGCCGCGTTGGTCGGGCAGTGCGGGCCATTGGCCGAGAGATAGGCCCCCATCTCCGCCACGCCGTCGAAATCCAGCGCCAGGAACCGCCCCTCCGCATCCAGCGCCAGCCGCCCCCGCCCGTGCAGGCCGCGCCCATGGGCCGAGGCCGCGTAATCCTCGCCGATGCGGGCCGTCCAGCGCACGGGCGCACTCAGTTCGCGGGCGGCGTGCAGCAGGCAGACATGCTCGGGAAAGGCCACGTTCTTCACGCCGAAACCGCCGCCCACATCGGGCACGACCAGGTGCAGCGCCTCGGGCGGCAGCTTCATGGCGGCGCAGAGCTGGCCACGCATGGAATGCACATTCTGCCCGTTGACGATGAGGCTGAGGCGCGTGGCCTCCGGCACCGCCACGGCCGCCCGCGGCTCGATGGGCGCGCAGGTGACGCGGGGGTTGGGGATGTCCGCCTCGACCACATGGGCGGCCCCCGCGAAGGCGGCCTCCACCGCCGCACGGTCGCCCTTGTGCCAGAGGAAGGCGAGGTTGCCCGGCGCCTGTTCGTGCAGGGTGGGCGCGCCCGGTGCCAGCGCCGCGTCGTGGTCCGTGACGGCGGGCAGCATGTCGTATTCCGCGAGGATGAGTTCCGCCGCGTCCTCGGCCTGATGCGCCGTCTCGGCCACCACACAGGCCACCGCCTCGCCCACATGGCGCACGCGGTCCAGCGCGAGCGGCGGGTGGTCCGGCTTCACCAAGGGCGTCTCCGCCGCCAGCACGGAGGAACAGGGCAGGCCGCCGATGCCCGCCTCCGCCAGCATGGCGCCCGTCAGCACCAGGCGAACCCCGGGGGCGGCGCGGGCCGCCGTCACATCCAATGCCAAGAGCCGCGCATGGGCGTGCGGGCTGCGCAGGAAGACGGCGTGCAGCGCGCCCGGCTGCGCCAGGTCGTCCACATAGCGCCCCTCGCCCTTGAGGAAGCGCGCATCCTCGACGCGACGGATGGATTGGCCGAACAGGCTGATGGCGTTCATGAGGCGAAACTAGCCCCGGATCGGCTTCGGTGGAATCACCGAAGCCGCGCAGCCGCCGCCAGGACGGGCGGCGGCTGCCGCCCGCGCCCGTTTCGCCTCAGGCGGCGCGCATCTGGGTCAGCAGGGTGCTCAACTCGCCCCGCAGCCCCTCGCCCTGCTGGGCGATGTCGTCGGTGGTGGCGGCCAGGCTGGTCAGGGCGCCCTCGGCGGCCTGGGCGCCCTGGCCCACCTCGTCCATGCGGGCGGCCACGCGGTCGGTGCCGGTGGCGGCCTCGGCCACGTTGCGCGCGATTTCGCGCGTGGCGGCCCCCTGTTCCTCCACCGCGGCGGCGATGGCGTTGGCGACCTCATTGATCTCGGCCACCACCGTGCCGATGCCCTGGATGGAGCGCACCGCCCCCTCCGCCGCACCCTGGATGGCGCTGATCTGGGCCGCGATGTCGCCGGTGGCGCGGCCGGTCTGGGCGGCGAGGCTCTTCACCTCGCTGGCCACCACGGCGAAGCCCTTGCCGGCCTCACCCGCCCGCGCCGCCTCGATGGTCGCGTTCAGCGCCAGCAGGTTGGTCTGGCCCGCGATGTCGCTGATGAGGCGCACCACCTCGCCGATCTTGGTGGCGGCCTCCGTCAGGGCCGCCATGGTGGCATCCGTGGCGCGCGTCTCCTCCATGGCGCGGCCGGCCACGCGGGCGGCCTCGGCCACCTGGCGGGTGATCTCGCTGACCGAGGCCGAAAGCTCCTCGGCCGCGGCGGCCACGGTCTGCACATTGCGGCTGGCCTGGTCCGCGTCCTGGTTCACCGCATCGGCGAGGCGCGCGGTCTGGCCCGCCCCGGCGCGCAGTTCGGCGGTGGCGCCGCGCAGCACCTCCACGCGGTCGGCCATGGTGTCGAGCGCGGTGCCCAGCGCCGTCTCGATCTGCTGGGCCACCGAGGCGCGCGCCCGGCGGGCCTCCTCGGCGGTGGCGGTGCGCTGGGCGGCCGCGGCCTCCTCCAGGGCACGCGCGCGCAGGGCTTCCTGCCGCAGCGTGTCCAGGCCGCGGGCGAGGGCGCCGAATTCATCCGTGCGCGCGGTGGCGGGCACAGGGTCATCATAGGCGCCGGCGGCCAGGCGGCCGGTGGCCGATTGCAGGCTGGCCAGTGGCGCCAGCACCCGGCGCAGCACCACCCACACCGCGACGGCGAGGAACAGCAGCGTCCCCCCCAGCACGGCGATGGCGGCGATGGACTGGGCCCGCGCCTGCGCGATCAGCGTGTCCGCACGTTCCTGCGTCACCAGGCTCGCCGCGTCGCGCACCAGCAGCAGGCTGCCGATCTGCGGCGTGGTCCGCTCAATGAAGGCGGACGCCGCCATACGGTCGGCCGAGGGCTCGGCCTGGGCCGTGCTCAGCGCGCGGAACTCGGTGAAGTAGGCGGTCCGCGCCGCCGCCACCGCGGCCGCGAGGCGCGGGTCCGTGCGGGTTTCGGGCTCGGCCTCCAGCAGGCGCCAGGCGGAGTCCACCGCCCCGCGCGACTGCGCGACGGCCGCCTGGTTCTGCGGCGTCAGGCCACGGTTCGCGGCGATGGCGCCGGCCACCGTGCTGCGTTCCTGCCCGGAGGCGTCGCGCGCCAGCCAGCTCGCCTGCTTCAGCATGTTCAGCCGCGCGATCAGCGGATCATGCTCGCCGGCGGCGGCCAACAGCGAGGACCAGATGCCCTGCTGCGCGGCCACGAAGCGCGAGAGTTCGCGGTGCATCCCCCCGCGCGCGAATTCCGCGTCGCGCGCCTCGTCCGCCAGGGCCATCTGCGCGTCGGCGCGGCGGCGCAGGGCCTCCAGCGGCGCGGTCATGCCCTCCAGCTCCTGCAGCATGCGGACGGTCTCGGGCAGGCGGGCCTCGCGCAGGTGGACCAGCGCCTCCGCCAGCTTGGCCTGGAACACGCCGCGGTGCCGCGCGATCACGCCGCGCGCCGCGTCACCGACGGGCGTGGTGGAGGCCAGCGCCGCATTGCTCTGGGCGCGTTCCAGGAGCAGCTCGAACAAGCCTTCGTTCAGGCGCGCGGCGGCCTTGTTCATCTCGGCGGCCGCCCGATGCTCCTCCCAGGAGGTCCAAGAGGAACGCAGGGTGGAGGTGGCCGGGATCAGCGCCAGGATGGCCAGCACGAGACTGACCCCGAGAATCGGCGTCCGGACGGAGCCAAACAACTTGCTCATGGAGAGAACCTTGCAGCTATTTCGCCGCAGCATGCCCCCGCGTCCCTGAATCCGCGCTTAACGTCGCGTTGGCGCCTCCGGCTCGCCGCCCAGGTCGAAAAGGCCGCGCAGGAAGCCCGGCGTCAGCGCGGCCAGCGGGTTCACCGTGATGGTAGGGTCCTCCGGTGGGCCCTGCGCGCGGAAGGTGGCGGCGAAGACCCCGCCGCCCCGCTCGGGGCTGAACAGCCGGCCGACCAACGGCAGGTTGCCCAGCAGCGTGTTGAACACATAGGCGGGCACGATGGTGCCCTCCATGTCCAGCACCGCGCGCTCCCGCAGCAGCCGCCCTTGCGCCGTCAGCCCCAGCGAGGCGGAGAAGGCCCGCGCCTCGTTCACCCGCAGCACGTCCGGCTCCAGCACGAAGGGTACCACGGCGCGGGTGAAGACAAGGCCATTGCCCCCCTGCATGGCCTCCAGCACGCCGAACAGCGTCATGGCCTGCAGCAGCTTGCCCAGCGCCGGCGCGTCGCGCACCACGAAATTGTCCAGCTCCGCCGTGCCGGAGAGCGGCGCGCCGGGCCGTGTCTCGGTGTATTGCCCGGTCAGCGCCAGCCGCCCGCCGCGGATCGAGGTGGTGATGCCCAGCGCCCGCAGCACCGCGCCGCCATCCTCCGCCACCGCCCGCACCTGGCGGACATTGCCGCGGCCGGGTGTCAGCGCCGCCTCGAAGGCGCCGCCGCCGCGCGCGGTGCGGCCGCGCAGCGTGGCCTGGCGCAGCACGCCGGCCGTATCCATCCGGCCCGTGGCCTGCACGGCGAAGATTTCGCGCTGGGGGCCGACCAGCACCTGGTCGAAGCGCAAATCCAGGTTCAGCGGCGGCTGTTGGCCCTCGGTGGGGGCGGGACGCTCGCTGGAAGGCGTGCTGGGCCCCAGCACCGGCCGCAGGTCGAGCAGGGGGCCACGCAGCGTGATGCTCCAGGGTTCGTTCGGTCGTGCGCCGGCCCGCGCATCGCCCACCAGGCGCGAGGCGCCGAACACCGTCTCCTGCAACTCCACCCGCTCGATACGGTTGGCGCGGGCCACGGCGCGGGCGCGCAGCGCGAGTTCCAGCGCCTCGATCCGGATGCCCTCGATGCTGGTGAGCTGGTCATTGTTGAGGCGCAGCGTCGCCTCGGCCTGGCCGGGGCTCCCCTCGGGCTTCTCCCAGCCCAGCGGCGGGAAGGCCAGCACCGCATCGCGCAGATTGCCCGTCAGCGCGTAGCTGGCCTGGCCGTTGCGCCGGCGTTCGCCCCGCGCCTCGATGGCCACGGGCCCGCGCAGCAGCGCCCCGGCATCGAGGCCGAGTGCCGCCAGCTGCGCCGCCGTGGGTCGCGCCGTCAGCGTTTCGCGCGAGACGACCTGCGTGGCCGGCCCGGCGCGGTAGTCCAGCTCCACGCCGAAGCGCAGCGCGATGCCGGCCAGCGTGCCGGTGCCGCTGCCGCGCAGCCCCTGCATGTCAGTGGTGAGTTCCGCCGTGGCCCCCTCCAGGTCGCGCCCCAGCAGCAGGGAGGCGACGCGCCCCTGGGTCAGGCGCGCCTCGGCGCGCAGCTGCATCTGCTCGGTGCGGAGGTCCGCCAGCAGGGGGAAGTCCAGTTGCAGCCGCCCGTTGAACTGTCCTCCCCGCACGTCGATCGGAAAGGGCCGGCGGTCGAACAGCGCAAGGCGCGGGTGGCGCAGCACCGTCACCAGCCCCGTCAGGGGGCCGGACAGGTTGAAGGACATCTCGGCCGTGTCCGGCTGGCCCGGCGGCGCGAAGGCGAAGCGCAGCGTGGACTCGCCCGCCTGGATGCCGCCGGCCTCGGCCGCCAGCGCGCCGCCGCGCGTCTCCACCACCACGCCATCCCGCGCGAAGCGGGCGCGGCCGGTCACGCCGGCGACGGGGGGCATGGGGCGCAGGTAGTGGACGGTGGCGCCTTCCACGCTTGCCTCGCCCTCCAGCGCCTCCAGCCGCGCCTCGCCCAGGGCTTCATTGGCCGAGACGCCGATGCGCCACCGCCCTTCGGTCAGGGTGCCGGCGGTGATGTTGGTGGTGATCCAGTCCCGCGCGCCCCGGACCACGCCCTCGGGCCAGAGCCGGGGCAGTTCCGCGAAGCGGGCGTCGTTCAGGCTGAGCGAGACCTCGCTGGCCCAGCGCCCCTCGGCGAAGCGCGCCGCACCCGTGGCGGCCAGCCGCGTGGCCGCGCCCCCTGTCTCGGGGGCGGCCAGATCAAGGTGCAAGGCCTCCAGCGTCACCGCGCCGGGGCCGAGCGAGGCGCTGACCGCCGCCTCCGCGACCTGGAGGGCGCCCATGCCCGGAGGCGTCACCTCGGCCTCCGCCAGCACCAGGTCCGCGCGGCCGCCCACCACGGCCCAGCGCGTCAGGTCGGGCGCGGTGGTCACGTCCAGAAGCAGCGCCGCCTCGCGCAGCACGCCCCGCTGCAGCGCCAGCCGCGTGGCCTCCCGCGCCTCGGGCGCGAGCTCGGCGGGCCAGAGGCGCGGGATGGTGGTGATGTCCAGCTCGCCCAGGTTCAGCCGTGCCCGTCCGCCCCAGCCCGGCGGCCTGCGCTGGAGTTCCGCGCTGGCCTCGATGGGCTGGCCCGCGGTGCCGGGCAGGCGCAGCATGGCGCGTTCAAGAATGAGGCTGTCCGGCGTGGCCAATGCCTCCGCTTCCAGCGCATCGAAGGGGAGTTCGAGGCCGGGCGCGGGGCGCAGCCTCCCGCCCTCGGCGGCTTGCAGCGCAAGGCCCAGCCCGTGCACCTGGCCCTCGCCATCCATGCTCAGGCTGGCCTGCACCGCGACCGGCGCGTCCAGCATGGTAAGCGGCGCGAGGAAGGGCAGAACCGCGGCCAACTCCGGCGGGCGCAGCACCGGCAGGTCGAGGCGCAGATGCACCTGGGTGGGCTCGCCCTCGGCCTGGGCGGAGACATGGACGGGTAGGCGCTTGGCGATGCCATCGGCGCCGATCGTCTCCAGCATGGCCTCGCCATCGGCCTCCAGCCCGCCCTCACCGCCGCGCAGCAGGGTCAGGTGGATCTCGCGCAAATGGAAAGTGGCGCCGAGTGCCGCGTCACGCAGGCTGATGCGCCCGCCCAGGATGCGGACGCGGCGCAGCAGGGTGTGGGCGGCGCGTTCCTCCGGCGGGCGCATCAGGTCGGCCAGGAGCTGGGGCAGGGCGGAGGGCGTGCCGTCCGCCGGCGCCGGCTCCGCGCCTGGCTGGGGCGTCAGGTCGAGGCCCACCGTGCCATCCGCCTCCCGCCGCAGGCTGAGGACGGGGGCGAAGAGGTCCACCGTCGCGGGGGCGAGGGTTCCGCGCAAAAGAGGCGCCAGGGCGAAGGTGACGGCGGCATCGGGCAGGGCGCCGGCCACCACGCCCTCCGCATCGGTCAACCGGGCGCCGGAGACGCGCACCTCCACGGGGGCCGAGCCGCCATGGAAGCCTTCCCAGGCGATGGCCGCGCGGCCGACGGAGAGGCGCAGTTCACCCCCTCGGCATTGGCCGCGCGCTCGATCTGCCGGGCGAGGAAGGCCGATTCCCAGGGTCCGGAGGAGAGCCGCCAGGCCAGCGCGCCCAGCGCCAGCCCGGCCAGCAGCGGCAGGAAGAGCAGCAGCGAGAGGCCCCAACGAAGGGCTTGACCAGGCTTCACCCTGCGCGTTCCCCTGCCCACCCATGACACGTCCCCTGCACGACCCCGAAGGAATCGCGCGGCTTCGCGCACGCCTGGCGGAGGGCGACGCCGCGCAGCAGGCGCTGGCCGGCCGCGCCGAGGCGGAGCCGGTGCTGGAGGTGCTGGGCGCGCACAGTCCCTTCCTCTCGGACCTCGCCTTCCGCGAGGCGCCCACGCTGCACCGCCTGCTGGACCGGGGGGCGGATGCCGCCATGCAGGCGGTGCTGGAACCCCTCTCCACGGCCGATGTCGCCTCCCCGCGCGATGCGGTGGCGAGCCTGCTGCGCCGCGCCAAGCGCCAGGGCGCCCTGGTGGCGGGCGTGGCGGACCTGATGGGCATGTGGCCGCTGGACCGCGTGACCGGCGCGCTGTCCGACCTGGCGGACGAGACCATCGAATTCGCCATCGCGCATTTGCTGCTGGACGGCGCGCGGCGCGGCCAGATCCGGCTGCCGCGCACAAAGGGCGACAAGCGGCAGATCACGAAGGGCTCGGGCCTGATCGTGCTGGGCATGGGCAAGCTCGGCGCGCGCGAGCTGAACTACTCCTCGGATGTCGATCTCCTGCTGCTGCACGACCCGGATTCGCCTTCCTACCACGAGGAACATGGGCCCGCGCCCTACATCCGCATCGCCCGGGACCTCGTTCGCCTGATGGAAGAACGCACGGGCGAGGGTTACGTTTTCCGAACCGACCTGAGATTGCGTCCGGACGCCACGCCGCTCTGCGTCTCCGTGCCGGTGGCGCTGAGCTATTATGAAAGCCTGGGCCAGAACTGGGAACGCGCCGCCATGATCAAGGCGCGCTGCGTGGCGGGCGACCGCGCGCCGGCCGAGGCCTTCCTGCGCGAATTGCGCCCCTTCATCTGGCGGCGGCATTTGGATTTCGCCGCGGTGGCCGACATCCATTCCATCAAGCGGCAGATCCACATCCACAAGGGCGAGCGTGGGGCGGGCGGCGAGATCGCGGTGGCGGGCCATGACGTGAAGCTGGGCCGCGGCGGCATCCGCGAGATCGAGTTCAGCGTGCAGGTGCTGCAACTGATCTGGGGTGGGCGCGACCCGGCGCTGCGCGACCAGACCACGCTGGGCGCGCTGGCGGCCCTGGCCGCGGCCGGCAAGATGGACCGCCGCGCGGCGGCCGACCTCGCGGACGCCTATGTCTTCCTGCGCAACACCGAGCACCGGCTGCAGATGGTGGAGGACCGCCAGACCCACCGCCTGCCCGAGGCGCCGCAGGAGCTGGACCGCATCGGCCGCTTCATGGGCTTCGCCGATGGCACGGAATTCGGCGCGGCGCTGACCGCGCACCAGCGCCGGGTGGAGCAGCACTACAGCCGCATGTTCGAGGCCGCGCCCGCCCTCTCCACCGAGGGCGGCAGCCTGGTCTTCACCGGCGTGGAGGATGACCCGGCCACGCTCGAGAACCTGCGCGGCATGGGCTACCGCGAGGTGTCCTCCATCGCGGGCATGATCCGCTCCTGGCACCATGGCCGCCCGCGCGCCACCCGCACCGAGCGCGCCCGCGAATTGCTGACCGAGATCATGCCCGCCCTGCTGGCCGCCTTCGCCCGCCAGCGCGAGCCGGATGCGGCGTTGATCCGCTTCGGGGAATTGCTGGGGCGGTTATCGGCCGGGGTGCAGTTCCTGTCGCTGCTGCACCGCAACCCGCCGCTGATGGGGCGGCTCGCCGGGCTGCTGGGCGCGGCGCCACAACTGGCGGACCACCTGGCGCGACAGCCCGTGGCGCTGGACGGGCTGCTGGCCGGCAGCCATGCCGCGCCCGGCGAGAAGCCGCTCGCCGCCCTGCCCGCCCTG from Roseococcus microcysteis includes these protein-coding regions:
- a CDS encoding bifunctional [glutamine synthetase] adenylyltransferase/[glutamine synthetase]-adenylyl-L-tyrosine phosphorylase, producing the protein MTRPLHDPEGIARLRARLAEGDAAQQALAGRAEAEPVLEVLGAHSPFLSDLAFREAPTLHRLLDRGADAAMQAVLEPLSTADVASPRDAVASLLRRAKRQGALVAGVADLMGMWPLDRVTGALSDLADETIEFAIAHLLLDGARRGQIRLPRTKGDKRQITKGSGLIVLGMGKLGARELNYSSDVDLLLLHDPDSPSYHEEHGPAPYIRIARDLVRLMEERTGEGYVFRTDLRLRPDATPLCVSVPVALSYYESLGQNWERAAMIKARCVAGDRAPAEAFLRELRPFIWRRHLDFAAVADIHSIKRQIHIHKGERGAGGEIAVAGHDVKLGRGGIREIEFSVQVLQLIWGGRDPALRDQTTLGALAALAAAGKMDRRAAADLADAYVFLRNTEHRLQMVEDRQTHRLPEAPQELDRIGRFMGFADGTEFGAALTAHQRRVEQHYSRMFEAAPALSTEGGSLVFTGVEDDPATLENLRGMGYREVSSIAGMIRSWHHGRPRATRTERARELLTEIMPALLAAFARQREPDAALIRFGELLGRLSAGVQFLSLLHRNPPLMGRLAGLLGAAPQLADHLARQPVALDGLLAGSHAAPGEKPLAALPALVREARDLEEALEATRRLVTERMFEVDAASLEGRMDADASALARSEVADAAISALLPAVERDFARRFGRVAGGGMAVLAVGKLGGREMLPASDLDLILIYEHAPEAEASEGGAKALAPSEYFIRLAHQVVAALTSPGKEGRAFEVDMRLRPSGNKGPVAVRLSAFQRYHAEEAWTWERMALTRARAVAGPAELCKAVQAARDAALTKPRDPAAALADAAHMRARMLRDIPGDGPWDIKSMPGGLVEVEFIAQALTVAHAPERPRLLRGTTREVLAALGRAGYLEEREAATLIQAERLWRTLLGVMRLTVGQWKDPTLPVTVEESLREAAATLVHHAVPDLAALREVMRDHAAAVRASFERRVGKLSP